The segment GGTCACTCGGGCCAGCTGCGCCTGCGTTGCCGCGAGCCGTTCCTCAAGCTGCCGGACGTGTCGGGGGCTTTCCGTCAACTTCCTCCGCACCAGCGCGAGTTCCTCTTGCAGAAACGCGACCTGGCTGGAGAGATCGTTGGCTTCCTTCTCCCATCGTGCGGCGCGGGAGTCCGCTTCGTCGCTACGTGCCACGTCCCACCTCCCCGGGGGGCTCGAACGTCTTGAACTAACACTAGCTGTTGCGAGGCGGTTTTCGACCCTTGCAACACCCTCGTCACCGAGTCTTGATCGATTGATCAAGACTCGGACCGGCGAGTCGGACACACCTTCAGGTACCTTCGGACCTGGCCGGTTCGGGGAGGTAAGTGCGTGTCGGAAGAGCTTCAGGTCTGGATCGATCAGGACTTGTGCACCGGTGACGGCCTCTGCGCGCAGTACGCGCCGGAGGTCTTCGAGCTGGACATCGACGGCCTGGCGTACGTGAAGGGCGACTCCGGCGACCTGTTGCAGGCCCCGGGGGTGCGCACGAGGGTGCCACTGCACCTGAAACTCGAGGTCATCGACTCGGCGAAGGAGTGCCCGGGCGAGTGCATCCACCTCGTGGGTGAGTGAATCGGAGTGAATTACAGGGTGGGGCGCCCGACGAGGGAAGCGACCACCCGGGAGAACTCCTCCAACCGGGCGATCTGACCCGGCCCGCCATCGTCCAGGGTCTTGCCGAAGCGCAGCGCGTCGTGGCGCAGCGGGGCCCGGCCCTCCTCCTCGCCCACTCCGGGCGGGGGCACCGCGTCGTCGACCGAGCTGAGCAGCAGGTACACATCGATGCTGTCGACTCTGGCCTGCCCGTTCGGCGTACGCGTGAGCCGCCGCCGGCAGCCCACCTCGGTGACCGTGGACAAGGGCACGACCCGCAGCGACGAGGTCATCGCCCCGACCGGCCCGTCCCCGGGCGCCACGTCCTCGCCGTGCCACAGGACCAGGCGGCTGCCGTCGCAGACCACGACCTCCTGCCAGACCCCGTTCACCTCGTTGACGAAGCGCTCCAGGGTGAAACACAGCACAGACGCGCCGCGCAGCACCCCGAACAGCGCCTCGAGAGCGACGTCCGGGTCACGCAGGTAGGCACGCGCCGCCGAGTCCAGGTCCGGGTAGGGCGACCAGTCGGGGAAGACCGCCGGCATCTCGTTGCCACCGCCGAACGGCGGAGAACTCATCGCGCCCACCCCTGCCCTCCCATTCACGCCCTACCGGAACCTACCGGACTTCAGCGGCGACGGTCACTCCCCGGTGGTGTCCTCCCGCTGTGCGGCGAGCGCGGCCTGGGTGGCCTTGCGCAACGCGTACGCCTCGGCGCCCTTGCTCGGTTTGCGGCGCCGCGGCGGCGCGGTC is part of the Actinoplanes sp. NBC_00393 genome and harbors:
- a CDS encoding ferredoxin, yielding MSEELQVWIDQDLCTGDGLCAQYAPEVFELDIDGLAYVKGDSGDLLQAPGVRTRVPLHLKLEVIDSAKECPGECIHLVGE